atattttttggtagtGTAATAATCAAGTTCTTATTTACTCACAACCAGTTATGAATCAGTAATCGGTTTGGACAGATGatagacaattttttttttaatgttttatgaGTATTTATAAAAGATGTCGGAGATACTAGAACATATGTTGAAAGGAATTGTTGTGTCTACCCTAAAAGCAATTACGAAGCGACCGTGGTACTAGTGCTGGTTCGTTGGAATATGGACTAAAATCATAAAAGTGCTTAGAACAGTAAAAAGAACGACAATAGAAGGAAATAAAGATAGGAAGAATCATATATGTTCGTTGTAAAATGGCATATTAGATTTGACGAAGGAGAAGAAACAAAATGCTAGGGTTATGTGTAAGGAGTCAAAAAAATAATCTCAACAATTAATAACAAGCcttttaagtttttgtttatctttaatataagaaaaaaaaaattgaacaccCAATTGGCACCTGTATGTTCACGAGACAAGAGGTAACAAGTTCAAATCCCCGTCCTCAATCTGTATACATCGTTTTTATAATCCCACAAAAATCTTTAGAGCATATTCAACCTAAATTATAAGgcttacaaattttaaaatacatttttggGTCAAGTCATGGGTCATGAAATTTTGACCTATCTAGTTGCATGCTCCACAACAAAACCTAGTTGCCACATACTCCACGTCGGAAACCCATGACGATGGAAACCTATCCACGAACGTTGTGCACCACAGTGAAAGTGTTTGGGGAGAAAGAAAGAGGGTTTGGAGAAGtgtgagaaagaaaagagacGGAAGCGACTGAAATAATTAAATTTCgttcaaaacaaaataaatagttaaaacaatgtcgatttaaaactgACACTGTACATAGTCTTCAATGTTgacttaaaacaaaaattaaacatctacttttaaaaaaattcgaCATATTCATGCGTTTCTACTTTttcaatagaaataaaataCCCGATTTCTACTTTTTTGTCTCCCTACTTTGTTCTCTGTTCTCGTTCCATTAGTCCACATAACACTTATAatggttttcttttaattttatctCAAATATTAGAAAAGCAATTCAAATTttcgaaaccaagaaataaaaTGAACTATCAAACAACAATTTATttcttagaaaaagaaaagacagaTAACAAGAAATAGAAAGCGTAAAGCCCCTAAATGCTACcgccaataaaaagtaacatTAATAACAAcattaatttctttctttcagAGAAAGAAAATTATCCCCTTTTCCATTCCATCGGCcagaaattttcattttttttttctattgacTAATGAATAAGTATTTCGACAATAAAAATGCACTACTCATGAGATTTCTATTCAATTTCAATCctctttcatttttaaaatatatggtATTAGATCAATCTGAATGAAACAGAAAgcaaaaatgataaaaatttataataaagaAACAAACCATATCAACAATATCACAATATTTCATTGAACTTTCATAGTATTttttgagattaaaaaaaagaaaagtataaAGACTAAATTACTTATCTAGAAATATACAAACAAAATGGTTAAAAAGGAAGGTGGCGGTAGTGTTGAAATTCATATGAGTGGGACATGAGAGGCCAGCAATTGAGACTTTTGCTGTGGAGCCACCAATGTAACATTCAATCCACAATACCCTCCACCGACGGGTCGCGCACGGCCAAAAGTGCTTCTAACCACCAAATACCAAtatacaatttttattttcattttcttttgtcTGTTCGCTATCAAAATAAACATTTAAGATTAGTTAATTAAATGTTATGTTTTCGGGAAAGAGTATGTAGAGATTAAAGTTGATTCTATTTTTAAAGAATAACCAAGCCAATGAAATCGATTTTGGTCTCCTTTTTTTCTACTTCCAATTTTCTTTCACTTTGCTTAGAATGGGTATCTTTTACTAGTTCAGAACTCAAAATTGGGACtaaatatttctatttttccCAACATACATACCCTATAATAATTTGTACCTCACTTTTCTTACTTCCCGTCAACCTTCCAATATTTTCTTCCTATGTATACTCTTCTTTGGTTTGGTTTCAATTGATTTTTCTAGTTAAAAAGATCGACTGAACCAATATCTGTGCTTCCATGAAGCATgaaacagaaaaaaagagggattATTTTTTATAAGAAGGAAGGGTTAAAACCATAGGTGAATAACAGAGATGATTCAAGAGAATGCCATTAATGAATGGAGCAGACAAATATTGGGTCGAGACCCAAAAAAGAGAGTAAGAGAGGGAGAGATGGTGGTTATTTAtataagaaaaatttaaaagagaagGAAGAAACAACAAACACTAGactacataataattaataaacgCAAGGAATTTTAAAAAAGCTTCACAACGAAGGCCCAAATCATTGACAAATCCAATACTGTTCCAAATATTttgttcattttaattttttttttctttagggGAAATGTCCGAAAGGCACAGCCACATTACAAATTGGTTCTCTTCAAAAGCAGGCGTCAAGCAAGCAGCAACAGCACAACGCAGCCAAACTGCACAGTTTCCAATACCATAACTCAATTTCAGTACACTTTTATCCTAAATTAATATTCATTAAAAAGCTAAATCAAACCTATAAAAAAGCACTCCTTCCATATAAAAAATTGCAACACTACATATGTAATATGATATTATTAGAGTGTTAGAGGAATATTGAAGGTGTATTAGTAATTAATTCTGAAAGTTTTTTACGCTTGTTGGTTTGGTTATAAGAGCGAATAGGGATGAAGGAAGATAGACAATATTTTTGGGTATGAATTAGGGCTTTAAGAATGGGAGGGTCTGAATTACCTCAAGCACATGTTTATCTTGactttactttagaattaaGTCCTAGCATGGAATTCTTCTTGAAAGACTCAATGGTCCTCTCGGCTTTGCTTTTAGATTCACTTAAGATTTCATCCTCACTTACATATATACCATGAATTTTTCCCATTCCTAACTGGATGTCAGACTTTGAGGTAGTACGAAAATTAATCCATCATAGATCACTATCATACCACTTCAAGGTCTTAATTTCTCTACATCCGAATAGATTTCCACTTCCATGATAGTTTGGAAATGATGTAAACATGATAttaaaactttttctttttgagaatGAAAAGGAATATTTTCAGAATAAATGAAAAAGACGAggattattttctttaatcTAGCTTAATATTAACAATGATGATGGTAAATGAATGGATTACAAGATTTTCTCCAGAATGTTATAACGTTCGCAATTTGATAAATCGATTAAATCCTTCATATTTACTAATTAGGACACCAATCCATCCCTAACAGATTGTTAAACCCAGCCCTAAAACCATAGAATTGTTCCAAATTACAAATAAGACCTAAATTCTTTGTTGTAATTTACTTGTTTTCCTAAATTGAAAGGACAGGAATCTCTAACATTGATCTGAAAAccataaaatattaataaatactagtttctttaaaatctaaattaattGCAATTATCTTTTTTAGTGTGCTTAGTGCATTTTGCAATAACCAAAAAAGATAAACGATATGAGTAATAAAATCGAGAAGGTCAGGTGGTCTCttccaattttttaaaatattttttagaatttaaaaaaaaggcTGTAATATAGAAATGAATTAGGGGTCAATTTGGGAATTCATCGGGGCGATACTTCCAAGAAGAAAGTCTCCGATGAAAAAACGAGACTGCACGCTTTACCAGACGATGCAGCAATTAACTCGTTCGTAACTCAGTTTCCGATACCAAATCGTCGGAATGCGACTAAGTTCAAGCCCGATTTCAACCACGTCATGAACaggtaaagaaagagaaatcaAGAAAGAGAGAGTGAAAATTTTACCAGCCTTCCAAGCAACCAGGACCGCTACTTTGCTGTTGAGGAGGAGGTTGAGCGTATTGAGGAGCGTAAGGCGGAGGATATCCCTGCGGCGGATAAGCACCTGGAGGAGGATACCCCTGCGGCGGATATCCAGGCGGCGGATAAGCATCCTTCGGATAACCTTCTGGTGGATAAccttgaaataaaaaaaaaaaaaaaaaaaccaccaAAACCATAAATCAACACACAGATCTACGATCGCACACCACAAAACCCTCCGATCCAACACCAAAATCACATAAAAAACAACGATTTAACATACCTTGAGGAGGAGGAACTCCAATCGGAGGCTGACCTTGATTATAATAACTCATCCTTAATCCTTCCTCTTGAAATCAAGAACAGATCTCAGTCCCCAAGACAACAAAATCGAAATCCAATCCCACCACCCAACCTGCCGGAATTCGGAgaaacgaaaaagaaaagtgaagagaagagaagagaagaagaaagagtcAATGGTGGAGAAGACAGCGAAGGTGTAGAAATGACAGAGAAGAAGAGTGGGGATATGAaggatttatatatataatccgAAAACGGAGTTGAGATTACCGAGAGAGAAGGTTTGTGTTTGTTTGCGGCTAATACGGGAAGGTTTATCTCTAaccctctttttctttttatataatatatatatataaattttgagGGAGTTTACCAAAAGTACAGATTTTGACACGTAATGACATCATTAGTTGAAGATGGTGACGATTGACGGTCCAGATTTATTTTGCTTAAATGGAAATAAAGTTGGGAGAAGCGTGGGAAACGCGTACAAGGATGTAGGATCTGCTCTCTACACTTCCACTCGCTCGTTTTGaccaattattatttttctcttctttttattcctttataaatatttttctatttactataaaacattattattattcagtGCTTTTTTGGTAAATATATCTATTTGGTATgtagtttttactttttattctGTCATTTAAATTGATTCTTCGAATAATTTATTCTCTATTCaaatttttaagttttaaattttcaaaacgGAAAATTGTATTAAATAAGATACCCTCCAgtttttttattgataaaattttaatttataggttaattatttcttaaataTTAGCTAAAGAATCAATAAAATGTGTGAAAATTATGAACTCATCTTGGGGAACTGTTAAATATATTTCAATTTATAAGTATATATGAAAATAATgataatttataattatatactAATCATTATGGTTTGATTAGTGTTAAAAAATGATTCATAGGTTGAATctagaaataaaattttaaccatttccaTTTAGAATTAGAATAAGAATATTTGGTTGACACTCTTAAAAGCataataatatttttgaaattcttAAAATGTttgaaggattttttttttatctaaataCATAAATGgggacatttttttttcttttgtaatttaatGCTAACACCAaatagattttctttttcttctgaCACAAACATCATCAATTTGATTACAACAACTCACCTTCAATTACCTTAAGAaggaaggaaaaggaaaaagaagaaaattccCAAGCATGGGACAAACAGAAACTAATAATACATACACAATTGAGGAATATTAATAAAAACTATAGTCTATTCGTTAAAATTTATGACAATAATTGAggaatattaataaatattctACCCAGAtccctttttatatatatatatatatatataattttgacttcttctattattactattattaccttttttttttttttaataaagtacAAAAAAACTcaactaattaaatttataagaGTTAAAATACAAGTATGATGATTAAcgagttaaattcaaattttttttgctttaaaatggTTGAAGCaaaattcaaaaaaagaaaagaaaagatttatTTAATTGATGTGATGAAGGTTAGATACTTTAATTGGTTGTAGGGAAAGTCCTCAACTTAATAACGTAATAAGAAAAGGTTGGGAAAAGGGCAAGAAGTTTCTGGGAAGGCAGGCCGCACGTGCGacgcttttttctttttgtctattttatccataaataaataaaaatatttattaattaataacaacAAATTTGAGAATGGAAAAGTGGCCCCCACTCCAACTACTCGTTGCCCAAAGCCACATTaactttttttatgtttttcttttttgtaaatgcttcaatttctattttattcCCCAATTTTTTTACATTATCATTCAATTacttatttcattttcaaacttttaaaggcttgaatttttattttttttcgaaTTTTGATTCTAATACCTTTTTGtaggacttttttttttctaatcttTATTTAAAGTTAGCAAATTAAAATAAAGGAATATTCCTTCCAATTTGCATTTTAAAAATTTCCATTCCTCACTTCCCACCAACTAAGCTTTTCCTTTTGTAATTTAACCAGACAAGAAGTGAGTCTTGTGAATAGCGAATGAAAAAGGTTGCATGTGAGTGGAAATTAAAGAGAAATATGATGAAATATATCAAATTCATTTTGggagaaaatttatttttaaaaaatccagctaatttttttcctttctaaaaTATCAACAACTCAATCATTTTTATAAGattaatttttagaatttataAACGAAATGAtacacataattattttaaactcgcaaataaacaaactaaaaatataacattttcaTGAATTTTGTTACTCTTTTTGTGAGAAAAAAGGTTGTGGGATTTATTTTTAGATTACAAGAAAGTGTGTATTATATAAGGTGTTTCtttataagaaaagaaaacccaTGTAATGCTACTGTTTATAGAAAATTTGGCAACGCtaagatatatatataggtaCAAGACACATGGAGGGTAAGAGAGCTGTTTTAGAGCACTAAGCATTATTGGGGATCTATTTCGTAGTATATACAATCTTTGCACAGGTTTTGGAGAGGACGTACGTCCATCAGAGAACAAAAGCAAAGGCCACAATTTGTCTTGAACTTGCTACAATTTTAGGCACTACATGAATCCCAattggatgaagaagaagaagaagaatgttGGGGAGGTTGCTCTATGGCTGGGAGGTCCAAACAAAATGGGTTTTGGTGGAATCTGTAACCCATCAGTTAACACTGCCCCCTTCCAACACTGCAACTACATCGGTCATGCATGGACGGCCTGTCATCGGGCAATGTTTGAATACATTGCAAGAGCCCCACAACCATTAACATTTTTCGtactatttcttcttcttcttccttagtGTTGTCCCACCAACCTCCACTATCTATTTCACTTTGCGTAACATTGTTATATATCCAATCGGGGAAATGTATTTCTTTACTGCTGATTTGCTTCACTCCTTCGTTATCTTTGGGATTCTTTCTTGCTCCAAACCATTTCAAGAACCGACATTCCATAGCTACAAACGTCAAACTAATGAGAAACCTTAATTGCCAAAGTTTCTGAACATTGCTTAGGGTGAAATGAATAATCCTACAGTCCCTTTTACGGCCTGTCATCGTCAGTACATAACTTTCTTTGGCCTTGCATTTGCTAAGAATGTTGTGTGGTTTAATGTCAAAATGCAAATTCGTCAGCCTCCATGCAAGTAGGTACTCTAAGAAATCCAATTATTCCTTAAGTTTATTGGCTacactatttttctttttcttgtggaCAACTTGTATTTCAAATTGCCTTTCTCATGTCCTTTCTCTCTT
This region of Cucumis melo cultivar AY chromosome 7, USDA_Cmelo_AY_1.0, whole genome shotgun sequence genomic DNA includes:
- the LOC103494821 gene encoding cysteine-rich and transmembrane domain-containing protein WIH2-like, producing MSYYNQGQPPIGVPPPQGYPPEGYPKDAYPPPGYPPQGYPPPGAYPPQGYPPPYAPQYAQPPPQQQSSGPGCLEGCLAALCCCCLLDACF